A stretch of the Mesorhizobium sp. Pch-S genome encodes the following:
- the htpX gene encoding zinc metalloprotease HtpX, protein MSTMRTAMLLAAMTALFMGVGYLIGGSGGMMIALVIAIATNFFSYWNADKMVLSMNHAVEVDERSAPEFYAIVRSLATNAGLPMPRVYLIDTDQPNAFATGRNPENAAVAASTGLLQRLSHEEVAAVMAHELAHVQHRDTLTMTIVATLAGAISMLGNFAFFFGGNRENNNPLGFIGVLVAMIVAPFAAMIVQMAVSRTREYEADRRGAEICGHPLWLASALDKIARSAERIRNDDAERNPATAHLFIINPLSGERMDNLFSTHPNTENRIAALQALAVQMGQAREAGEATRPEAAASPRHGQIDSAGPWGASEPSSGESEQPEAPKSNPWGRNPSGPKGPWQ, encoded by the coding sequence TTGAGCACGATGCGCACAGCCATGCTTCTGGCCGCCATGACGGCGCTGTTCATGGGTGTCGGCTACCTGATCGGCGGCTCCGGCGGCATGATGATTGCGTTGGTCATCGCAATCGCCACCAATTTTTTCAGCTACTGGAACGCCGACAAGATGGTGCTGTCGATGAACCACGCCGTCGAGGTCGACGAGCGCAGCGCGCCGGAATTCTATGCCATCGTGAGGAGCCTTGCCACCAATGCCGGCCTGCCGATGCCGCGTGTCTACCTGATCGACACCGATCAGCCCAATGCCTTCGCCACCGGCCGCAACCCGGAGAACGCCGCAGTTGCGGCCTCGACCGGGCTGCTGCAGCGCCTGTCGCATGAGGAAGTCGCAGCCGTGATGGCGCACGAGCTTGCCCATGTGCAGCACCGCGACACGCTTACCATGACCATCGTGGCAACCCTTGCCGGTGCCATTTCCATGCTCGGCAATTTCGCCTTCTTCTTCGGCGGCAACCGCGAGAACAACAATCCGCTCGGCTTCATCGGCGTGCTGGTGGCGATGATCGTTGCGCCTTTCGCTGCCATGATCGTGCAGATGGCGGTGAGCCGCACCCGCGAATATGAGGCGGACAGGCGCGGCGCGGAAATCTGCGGTCATCCGCTCTGGCTGGCTTCCGCCCTTGACAAGATCGCGCGCAGCGCCGAACGCATCCGCAACGACGATGCCGAACGCAATCCTGCGACCGCGCATCTTTTCATCATCAATCCGCTTTCCGGCGAGCGCATGGACAACCTCTTCTCCACCCATCCGAATACGGAAAACCGCATCGCTGCCTTGCAGGCGCTTGCGGTGCAAATGGGCCAGGCCCGCGAGGCCGGCGAAGCGACGCGTCCCGAAGCGGCAGCTTCGCCACGCCATGGCCAGATCGATTCGGCCGGCCCCTGGGGCGCCTCCGAGCCTTCCTCCGGCGAAAGCGAGCAACCGGAAGCGCCGAAATCCAATCCCTGGGGCCGCAACCCGTCCGGCCCGAAAGGTCCATGGCAGTGA
- a CDS encoding DUF1674 domain-containing protein, whose product MSDENRKPNEMPGEAGQDKALSPAAERALAEAEIRRRAYRQAEAALPREIGGRGGNDPNRYGDWEVKGLTSDF is encoded by the coding sequence ATGTCGGACGAAAACCGCAAGCCGAACGAGATGCCGGGCGAAGCAGGCCAAGATAAGGCGCTGTCGCCGGCGGCAGAACGGGCACTGGCCGAAGCCGAAATCCGCCGCCGGGCCTATCGCCAGGCCGAGGCAGCCCTGCCCAGGGAAATCGGCGGTCGTGGCGGCAACGATCCCAATCGTTATGGCGATTGGGAAGTGAAGGGCCTGACCAGCGATTTCTGA
- a CDS encoding TadE/TadG family type IV pilus assembly protein yields the protein MMFFGRLRQLVGRFGKNRDGNFMVMAGVVLGVLALAVGFAVDIGQMMNARSALGNAIDAAVTSTARDLTTGTATEAEATKIIKVYLDANSSGGILSANQIVIDKVTLDRTQYTLQVSAYVDVPLFFPLFGTEKTRRVSQTGAAVYSFRQLEIAMMLDLTGSMKSGTKVQDLKNAAKDAVDTIFKDQSPSRPRVRVALIPYANAVNVGSSLAASSVFIETKDSERKQAPGNTTPRLPSNSSNGTNNKYNCATERKGDYQYTDDGPESSMVNRDLFITTFSDGSAGFSATVMCPKAEIMPLTSDAQALKSRIDAFEFEGGTAGHIGVQWSWYLLSPNWAGALPEAQRPMDYDSTKIGKYAILMTDGLFNLSYFDASTDRGVYKDGKAPPRDAAIKLCEGMRAKGIEIYTIGFDLYNRDISADSRAKAIDLLQKCASPDSGGKHFFDASTGPELKAAFDKIARNLNRLALTK from the coding sequence ATGATGTTTTTCGGCAGGCTTCGGCAGCTGGTCGGCAGGTTCGGCAAGAACCGCGACGGCAATTTCATGGTCATGGCGGGCGTCGTGCTGGGTGTACTGGCGTTGGCCGTGGGCTTTGCGGTGGATATCGGCCAGATGATGAATGCCCGCTCGGCGCTGGGCAACGCCATCGATGCAGCGGTGACCTCGACGGCACGCGATCTGACTACCGGGACTGCCACCGAGGCTGAGGCGACCAAGATCATCAAGGTCTACCTGGACGCCAATAGCAGCGGCGGCATTTTGAGCGCCAACCAGATCGTGATCGACAAGGTAACGCTGGACCGCACGCAATACACGCTTCAGGTTTCGGCCTATGTCGACGTACCGCTCTTCTTTCCGTTGTTCGGTACGGAAAAGACGCGGCGAGTGTCGCAAACGGGAGCTGCCGTCTATTCGTTCCGCCAGCTTGAGATTGCGATGATGCTCGACCTGACTGGGTCGATGAAAAGCGGGACAAAGGTCCAGGATCTCAAGAATGCCGCAAAAGATGCAGTCGACACTATTTTCAAGGATCAAAGCCCTAGTCGCCCTCGGGTGCGAGTGGCGCTTATACCTTATGCAAATGCGGTGAATGTCGGCAGCAGCCTGGCCGCGAGTTCCGTTTTCATTGAAACCAAGGATAGTGAACGCAAGCAGGCGCCGGGCAACACCACACCGCGGCTGCCGTCGAATTCGAGCAACGGCACGAACAACAAATACAACTGCGCCACCGAGCGTAAAGGCGATTACCAATATACTGACGATGGCCCCGAAAGCAGCATGGTCAATCGGGATCTATTCATAACGACTTTCTCGGACGGATCTGCCGGCTTCTCTGCTACTGTCATGTGCCCTAAAGCGGAAATAATGCCGCTCACGTCGGATGCTCAGGCGCTTAAGTCCCGGATCGATGCATTTGAATTTGAGGGCGGCACGGCCGGTCATATCGGCGTGCAATGGAGCTGGTATCTGCTCTCGCCGAACTGGGCGGGAGCGCTCCCCGAGGCGCAACGTCCAATGGACTATGACAGTACCAAGATAGGCAAGTATGCGATCCTGATGACGGACGGCCTGTTCAATCTTTCCTATTTCGACGCTTCCACCGACAGAGGTGTGTACAAGGATGGCAAGGCTCCGCCACGTGACGCGGCCATCAAGCTGTGCGAAGGCATGCGTGCCAAGGGCATCGAAATCTACACCATCGGGTTCGATCTTTATAACCGCGATATCAGTGCAGATTCACGGGCCAAGGCGATTGATCTGTTACAGAAATGCGCCAGCCCCGACAGTGGCGGGAAGCATTTCTTTGACGCCTCCACGGGACCGGAACTGAAGGCTGCGTTCGACAAGATCGCCAGGAACTTGAACAGACTGGCTCTGACGAAATAA
- a CDS encoding DUF4865 family protein → MLMMQYIHRLPADYDMNKIASRAASLGPDWDDTPGLGFKAFVAQRRGENGALNNAYSSLYLWLDDEAASDFITGERFQKVIDGFGRPAIETWLPLNVHLGSATGARSVYREDVLIDPAANFAALKRSENEHNTALVKQAGIYAAVTAIDLANWRLSRFRLSAEAATTPEHGSAYDILHLAKPGIPALFAAA, encoded by the coding sequence ATGTTGATGATGCAGTACATCCACCGCCTCCCCGCCGACTACGATATGAACAAGATCGCCAGCCGGGCGGCCAGTCTTGGTCCCGATTGGGACGACACGCCCGGCCTCGGCTTCAAGGCATTCGTTGCGCAGCGGCGCGGCGAGAACGGCGCCTTGAACAATGCCTATTCGTCGCTTTATCTCTGGCTGGATGACGAAGCTGCCAGCGATTTCATCACCGGCGAGCGCTTCCAGAAAGTGATCGATGGCTTTGGTCGTCCCGCGATCGAAACCTGGCTGCCGCTCAATGTGCATCTGGGATCGGCGACAGGCGCACGCTCCGTCTATCGCGAAGACGTCCTGATCGATCCGGCTGCGAATTTCGCGGCGCTGAAACGCAGCGAGAACGAACACAACACCGCGCTCGTCAAACAGGCGGGCATCTATGCCGCGGTAACGGCGATCGACCTGGCCAACTGGCGTCTCTCGCGTTTCCGGCTTTCCGCGGAGGCAGCGACCACACCCGAACATGGTTCCGCCTACGACATCCTGCATCTGGCAAAGCCCGGAATTCCAGCGCTTTTCGCGGCAGCATGA
- a CDS encoding LysR substrate-binding domain-containing protein codes for MNDPTRTLDIDTVQAFVLVADLASFTRAAEVLDTSQATVSLKLKRLETRLDARLLERTPRHVRLTAQGERFLPAARNLLEAHERALSGIQAAAPSRLTLGISDHVAGPELPLLLARLNAYDPSLVVEVRIASSRDVVTRYGHGELDAVIARRGDDNADGEILFREPFRWFASPSFQHRPGEPLRLAALSAPCGIRALAIDALDEAGLPWTEAFVGGGVLALGAAVSAGLAVAALAQRVAPAGAVDVGKSLGLPPLPGQDIVLMTRPGRRDAREVLKVLAAAFRSAAGR; via the coding sequence ATGAATGACCCGACGCGAACACTCGATATCGATACAGTCCAGGCCTTCGTACTGGTAGCGGATCTTGCCTCTTTCACGCGCGCAGCGGAGGTGCTCGACACATCGCAGGCAACGGTCAGCCTCAAGCTGAAACGGCTGGAGACCCGCCTCGATGCCCGCCTGCTGGAGCGTACGCCCCGTCATGTTCGGCTGACCGCGCAGGGCGAACGTTTCCTGCCGGCGGCGCGCAACCTGCTCGAAGCGCATGAGCGTGCGCTTTCCGGCATCCAGGCAGCCGCACCCAGTCGCCTCACGCTCGGCATAAGCGATCATGTCGCCGGGCCGGAGCTGCCGCTGCTGCTTGCGAGGCTGAATGCATATGATCCGTCGCTGGTGGTGGAGGTTCGGATTGCTTCTTCGCGTGATGTCGTGACCCGTTACGGGCACGGCGAACTGGATGCGGTGATCGCGCGGCGCGGCGACGACAACGCCGACGGCGAGATCCTGTTTCGAGAGCCATTCCGCTGGTTCGCATCACCCTCGTTCCAGCACCGGCCCGGTGAACCGCTCAGGTTGGCGGCGTTGTCTGCGCCCTGCGGCATCCGTGCGCTCGCCATCGACGCTCTCGACGAGGCGGGGCTGCCCTGGACCGAAGCATTCGTCGGAGGTGGTGTCCTTGCATTGGGCGCTGCGGTGAGTGCTGGTCTGGCCGTAGCCGCACTTGCCCAAAGGGTCGCACCTGCGGGTGCCGTGGATGTGGGTAAAAGTCTTGGGCTGCCGCCCTTGCCGGGGCAGGACATCGTGCTGATGACACGTC